A window of the Miscanthus floridulus cultivar M001 chromosome 14, ASM1932011v1, whole genome shotgun sequence genome harbors these coding sequences:
- the LOC136503891 gene encoding uncharacterized protein, whose protein sequence is MSSANCSRKFESGWQKRKKKQRIEKLVQSQEGAMDRFITKQSQVSSDNPTPDQGQAIDNNVDNNPIDPPENNVEVEEALPDNTNTQIGGNNIEDLNPSSNAGDSFQPDIFDPRYWDSLDSKQVDILAQKGPKRDLSIQKGPKDRFSRRFSSLFYNRILSNGESCDRDWLVYSRKLNRVFCFSCKLFTKGHRKGQLANEGYNDWAHLGKRLKEHETGADHVLSMTAWYELCNRLQTDQTTDKAAQRQLEKEKDHWRKVLFRIVGIVKFLAKHHLAFRGSNSKLYDDSNGNFLGLVEMLAEFDPVIQEHVRRITNEETHIHYLGPRIQNELIHLLASAIKFEIIKKIKSAKYFSVILDCTPDASHKNKCL, encoded by the coding sequence ATGTCTTCTGCAAATTGTTCTAGAAAATTTGAATCAGGTTGGCAAAAGCGtaagaaaaaacaaagaatagagaAATTAGTCCAGTCTCAGGAAGGAGCTATGGATAGGTTCATTACAAAACAGTCACAAGTGTCATCTGATAATCCGACACCTGACCAAGGCCAAGCAATTGACAATAATGTTGACAATAATCCTATAGATCCTCCAGAAAATAATGTGGAAGTTGAGGAAGCTCTCCCTGACAACACAAATACTCAGATAGGAGGCAATAACATTGAAGACTTGAATCCTTCTTCAAATGCTGGTGACTCTTTTCAGCCTGATATATTTGATCCAAGATATTGGGATTCACTTGATAGTAAACAAGTTGATATTTTAGCACAAAAGGGCCCTAAAAGAGATCTATCAATTCAGAAGGGGCCTAAGGACCGGTTTTCTAGAAGATTTTCTTCACTATTCTATAATAGAATTCTATCAAATGGAGAAAGCTGTGACAGGGATTGGCTTGTTTATTCTAGGAAACTCAATAGAGTATTTTGCTTCAGCTGTAAATTATTTACAAAGGGGCATCGAAAAGGTCAGTTGGCAAATGAGGGTTATAATGACTGGGCACATCTTGGGAAGAGGCTTAAAGAACATGAGACAGGTGCAGATCATGTTTTGAGCATGACAGCTTGGTATGAGTTGTGTAATAGATTGCAAACTGACCAAACTACTGATAAAGCTGCTCAACGACAACTTGAGAAAGAAAAGGACCATTGGAGGAAAGTTTTGTTTAGAATTGTTGGCATAGTAAAATTTCTTGCCAAGCACCATCTTGCATTTCGTGGAAGCAACAGCAAACTATATGATGATAGCAATGGGAATTTCTTGGGCTTAGTAGAGATGTTAGCTGAATTTGATCCAGTTATTCAAGAGCATGTCCGCCGTATTACAAATGAAGAAACTCATATTCATTATCTCGGTCCTAGGATTCAGAATGAGTTGATACACTTGCTTGCTTCTGCTATTAAGTTTGAAATTATTAAGAAAATAAAAAGTGCAAAGTATTTCTCTGTCATACTTGATTGTACCCCTGATGCAAGTCACAAGAACAAATGTCTTTAA
- the LOC136505832 gene encoding uncharacterized protein, whose translation MEVQMAAQGPKSKGRGSAPSDSHHGCGAIAKPIPGYLRPSAGSCHHVCKYGGTHTFEDHKEAHRPQPRPPRKQPPAPAPAPAPESHNHSRVLVKVRSVFRRLVGDSTTATQKPSKAAAGKAKAAKGAESVEWKDIVAYDTVVPPHGSSPQPDKSSAQVTGSGGDAKKKDVMKKGKKSYGKAKVHEQVEGVEGRQNEPLGTNTNTDSKSARPPKAKNKPAALLVENMGIDQETLQGYQILSPSLAQSRANLLRDLEKEMMAEEPANVKQESTPLTYSLDPEEYAAATESSRPIPAHRRVQSMSMSISSRSVRYPFARQASKNSGTAFKLRSRSTRAPAGLPPKEEKPARLRSRRGEDPSSATAGRGIHLRIRSLRRRGVGGSGGADTSGFIVPAVALRHQKTLEKKKSQRLYNSHIEETATRLVKTRKSRVKALVGAFESVISNIAK comes from the coding sequence ATGGAGGTACAGATGGCCGCACAAGGCCCCAAATCAAAGGGACGCGGCAGCGCGCCGTCTGACTCTCACCACGGCTGCGGCGCCATCGCGAAGCCCATCCCCGGCTACCTCAGGCCGTCGGCCGGCTCCTGCCACCACGTCTGCAAGTACGGCGGCACGCACACGTTCGAGGATCACAAGGAGGCGCACAGGCCCCAGCCGAGGCCGCCTCGGAAGCAGccgccggctccggctccggctccggctccagaGAGCCACAACCACAGCAGGGTGCTCGTCAAGGTGCGGTCGGTGTTCCGGAGGCTTGTCGGGGACTCCACCACAGCTACTCAGAAACCTTCCAAGGCGGCCGCTGGCAAGGCCAAGGCCGCCAAGGGGGCCGAGAGCGTGGAGTGGAAGGACATTGTGGCCTATGATACGGTGGTTCCACCTCATGGATCATCCCCGCAGCCTGATAAATCCTCAGCTCAGGTCACCGGCTCCGGCGGCGACGCCAAGAAGAAGGATGTgatgaagaaggggaagaagtcGTACGGCAAGGCCAAGGTCCACGAACAAGTGGAAGGCGTAGAAGGTCGTCAGAATGAGCCATTgggcaccaacaccaacactgacTCTAAGAGTGCAAGACCTCCAAAGGCCAAGAACAAACCTGCGGCGTTGCTCGTCGAAAACATGGGTATTGATCAAGAGACGCTTCAAGGGTACCAAATTCTGTCCCCTTCTCTAGCACAAAGTCGCGCAAACCTTTTGCGTGACCTTGAAAAGGAGATGATGGCTGAAGAACCTGCCAATGTGAAGCAAGAAAGCACACCGTTAACATACTCTCTGGATCCAGAAGAGTACGCTGCCGCTACAGAATCAAGCAGGCCCATCCCGGCCCACCGGAGGGTGcagagcatgagcatgagcatcagcaGCAGGTCCGTGCGGTACCCGTTCGCGCGGCAGGCGAGCAAGAACTCAGGCACCGCCTTCAAGTTGCGGTCCAGGAGCACCAGGGCGCCAGCAGGCCTGCCACCGAAGGAGGAGAAGCCGGCGAGGCTGAGGTCCAGGAGAGGCGAGGATCCTTCTTCGGCCACCGCTGGAAGAGGCATCCATCTCAGGATCCGGAGCCTCCGGAGGCGCGGCGTCGGTGGCTCCGGTGGCGCGGACACCAGCGGCTTCATCGTGCCGGCGGTGGCGCTCAGGCATCAGAAGAcgctggagaagaagaagagccagAGGCTGTACAACAGCCACATCGAGGAGACGGCCACCAGGCTCGTCAAGACGAGGAAGAGCAGGGTGAAGGCCCTGGTTGGGGCCTTTGAGTCCGTCATCTCCAACATTGCAAAGTAG